The Microbacterium sp. W4I20 genome segment CGCGGTCATCGCCTACAAGCAGCCGGTGACCCGCAGCCAGGTCGCCTCCATCCGCGCCGTGAACGTCGATTCCGTGGTGCGCACGCTCCTCGCGCGCGGGCTCATCACCGAGCTGTTCGCCGACTCCGAGACCGGCGCCATCAACTACGGCACGTCTGACGCGCTGCTGCAGCACCTGGGCATCAACTCGCTCGACGAGCTGCCCCCGATCTCTCCGCTGCTCGACGACGGTGCAGACGGCTTCGACGAAGGAGTCATCCGATGACTGAAGTCTCTCCGTCCACTCGTTCGGCGACCCGGGCTGCGGATATCCATTTCGATGAAGGAGTTATCCGATGACTGATTTCCCGGCCCAGGAGGGCGCTTCCTCTCCCGACCTGCCCGACGGCGTGCGCCTGCAGAAGGTGCTGGCTGCGGCGGGCGTCGCTTCGCGGCGCGTCGTCGAGAACTACATCACCGAGGGACGTATCCGCGTCAACGGCGAGGTCGTCACCGAGCAGGGCCGGCGCATCGACCCCGAGCACGACTTGGTCGACGTCGACGGCACGGCCATCCAGCTCGACGTCTCCAAGCGCTACGTGATGCTCAACAAGCCCACCGGTGTCGTCAGCAGCATGAAGGACGAGAACGGCAGACCGGACCTCCGTCGCTTCACCGCGGACTACGAGGAGCGCCTGTACAACGTCGGCCGATTGGATGCCGAGACGAGCGGTCTGCTGATCCTCACGAACGACGGCGACCTGGCCCACGTGCTTGCCCACCCCTCTTTCGGGGTCACGAAGGTGTACATCGCCAAGGTCGAGGGAACGGTCACGGCGCAGACGATCGCGAAGCTCACGAAGGGGATCGAGCTCGAAGACGGCCCGATCGCCGCCGACAAGGCGCGCCTGCTGGACACCTCTCGTGGGTCGAGCCTGGTGGAGCTGACCCTGCACTCCGGGCGCAATCGAATCGTGCGACGGATGCTCGCGGCGGTCGATCACCCGGTCACGGAACTCGTGCGACGCCAGTTCGGTCCTCTCCACCTGGGAACCCTCCCGGCGGGGAAGACGCGGGAACTGAGTAAAATCGAACTCGGCGCGCTTTTGACCTTGTCGCGCAGTGATTCCGGTGTCGCCGAGGCGCCAGGCGAGCAGCAGGAGAACGAGTGACCGATACGACGAGTGCGCCCACGGTGCGGAAGGCCGGTGCTGTCGCGCCCCGCCTCTCCGGCACCGTCCGCATCGTCGGCGCCGGTCTGCTCGGTGCGAGCGTCGGGCATGCCCTCCGAACGAAGGGGATCGACGTCGTCCTCACCGACGCGTCGCCCGCACAGCTGCGCCTCGCCGTCGACTACGGCGCCGGCCGGCTCGCCGATGACGCGGATGCCCCGACGCTGATCGTCGTGGCTGTGCCGCCGGACGTCACGGCCGACGTCATCGAGGCCGAGCTCGCGCGCTACCCGGACGCCGTTGTCACGGATGTCGCCAGCGTCAAGCTCGAGCCTTTCCGAACCCTCCAGGCCCGCGGAGTCGACCTCACGCGCTACATCGGCTCGCATCCGCTGGCCGGCCGAGAGCGCGGCGGAGCGATCTCCGCCCGCGCCGATCTGTTCATCGGCCGCCCCTGGGTGGTCTGCCGCGACGAGGACACGAAGGCCTCCGACCTCGCGCTCGTCGAGGCGCTCGCGCTGGACGTCGGCGCGATGCCGCTGGAGATGACGCCGGAGGAGCACGACCGCTCGGTCGCCCTCACCTCGCACGTGCCGCAGGTCGTGGCCAGCCTGCTCGCTGCGCGGCTCGCCGGGGCTGAGGAGGGCGCTCTGCGCCTCGCTGGCCAGGGCGTGCGCGACACGACGCGCATCGCGGCATCCGCTCCCGAATTGTGGGTGCAGATCCTCGGTGCGAACGCCGGGCCGGTCGTCGAGATCCTCGACGCGCTTGCCGCCGACCTCGGAGAGATCTCCGACGCGCTGCGCGAGCCCGGAGCGCCGGGTGCGCGCCGCGTCGTCGCCGAGACGATCCGTCAGGGCAACGACGGTGTCGAGCGGCTTCCGGGCAAGCACGGGCAGAACCGGCGCTTCGAGTCCCTCGTGGTGATGATCGACGACACCGCCGGTCAGCTCGGGCGCCTCTTCGGAGAGCTCGGCGAACTCGGCGTGAACGTCGAAGATCTGCGGTTGGAGCACTCGCCGGGCGCACAGTTCGGTCTCGCCGAGATCAGCGTCGAGCCGGCGGCTCTGCACGGCGCGATCGCAGGACTTCAGGAACGCGGATGGCGGATTGCAGGGAACACGAATGACTGACACCTCCCTCTCGTCCACGGACGCCACCAAGTTCATCGCGATCGACGGTCCTGCCGGTTCCGGAAAGTCCAGCGTGTCGAAGGCTGTCGCCCGTCGGCTCGGCCTCGGCTACCTCGACACCGGTTCGGCGTACCGCGCCCTCGCGTGGCACGTGCTCGACCGTGGGGCCGACACGGCGGATGCCGATGCCGTGCTCGCCGCAGCATCCGAATTCCCCGTCGTGCTCGGACTCGATCCCGACGACCGCACCGTGCGCGTCGGCGACCTGGAGGTGACCGACGCGATCCGCGATCCGCGGGTCTCCGGAGCGGTGAGCGGTGTGGCCCGGGTGCCCGCCGTGCGTGCACAGGTGAACGAGCTGTTCCGCGCGCTCGTCTCCGATGCTCCGTACTCGGCCGTCGTCGTCGAAGGGCGCGACATCACGACCGTCGTGGCTCCCGATGCGCCGGTCCGCATCCTCTTGACCGCCGCGCCCGAGGTGCGCGCGGCACGTCGAGCCGGCGAACTCGCCGGTGAGAACGCGGATGCCGTCGCCGCGGCGTTGCACAAGCGTGACGCCTCCGACAGCGCCGTCGTCGACTTCCTCAACGCCGCAGACGGCGTCGAGGTCGTCGACTCGACGGACCTTGACTTTTCCCAGACCATCGACGCCGTTCTCTCGGTGATCGAGCAACACCGAGGAGCACACAGTGGCTGACGACGAATACGAAGGCGGCCCCGACCAGCTCGCCGAGAAGATGGACCAGATCGACGAGGAGCTCGCCGAGCAGCGCGCGGAGACGCTGCGCGCCGGCCTCGCCGACTACGACCTGGACGATGAGGATGCAGCGCTGCTCGCCGGTATCACGCAGGGCGAGGACGGCATCCTGTTCACCCCGGCGCTGCCGGTGGTGGCGATCGTCGGACGGCCGAACGTGGGCAAGTCCGCGCTCGTCAACCGCATCCTCGGCCGCCGCGAGGCTGTCGTGGAGGACACCCCCGGTGTGACCCGCGACCGCGTGACGTACAAGGCCGAGTGGGCCGACCGCCGCTTCTCGCTGGTGGACACCGGCGGCTGGGAGCCCGACGCCCGCGGCATCGACCGCTCGGTCGCCATGCAGGCGGAGGTCGCGATCGACCTGGCCGACATGGTCCTCTTCGTGGTCGACGCGATGGTCGGCGCCACGTCGACAGACGAGCACGTCGTGAAGCTGCTCCGCAAGAGCGGCAAGCCCGTCTTCCTCGTCGCGAACAAGATCGATGACACGCGTCAGGAGCCGGAAGCGGCGGCGCTGTGGAACCTGGGTCTCGGCGAGCCGTACCCCGTCTCGGCCATCCACGGCCGCGGTGTCGCGGATCTGCTGGACGCGGTCCTGAAGAAGTTGCCGGAGGTCTCGGCCGTCGCGAAGCAGGAGTTCGGCGGACCGCGCCGGGTCGCGATCCTCGGCCGTCCGAACGTCGGCAAGTCGTCGCTGCTGAACAAGGCGGCGGGCGAAGAGCGCGTTGTCGTGAACGAGCTCGCCGGTACGACCCGCGACCCGGTGGACGAGGTGGTGGAGCTCGGCGGGAAGATGTGGCGCCTGGTCGACACCGCCGGCATCCGTCGTCGCGTGCACATGGCGCAGGGGGCGGACTTCTACGCGTCGCTCCGTACCTCTGCCGCGCTGGAGAAGGCGGAGGTCGCTGTCGTCGTGCTCGACGTGTCGGAGACGATCAGCGAGCAGGACGTGCGGATCATCGACCTCGTGCTGGAGTCGGGCCGGTCGCTCGTGCTCGCGTTCAACAAGTGGGATCGCCTGAACGACGACGACCTGGAGAACCAGGACCGACGCCGCTACCTCGAGCGTGAGATCGAACAGGACCTCGCGCACGTGGCGTGGGCGCCGCGCGTGAACATCTCGGCGAAGACCGGTCGTCACCTCGACAAGCTGGTTCCGGCGCTGGAGACGGCGCTCGAGAACTGGGATCGCCGTATCCCGACGGGCAAGTTCAACGCGTTCCTCGCCGAGCTCGTGGCCGAGCACCCGCACCCGCTGCGCGGTGGCAAGCAGCCGCGCATCCTGTTCGGCACGCAGGCGTCGACGCGTCCGCCGACGTTCGTGCTGTTCACGACCGGATTCCTCGACCCCGGCTACCGCCGCTTCATTCAGCGTCGTCTGCGGGAGCTGTACTCGTTCGAGGGAACGCCGATCGTCGTGAATATGCGCGTGCGTGAGAAGCGCCAGCGCTGACCTGTTCCCGCCTGTGTCGCGGTGTGGTGCCGATAGCCGGATGCTGTGAAAGGCTGAAGGGGTGACTGTCGTACCTCCTGCTGCCGGTGAGCCGCGTCGCCCCGAGGGTCCGCGGAACCCGGGCGATGCCTGGGTGGTCGCCGAGTCGGGGGAGAAGTACTGGGGGCGTTTCGGCGCCGCGGGACTTCTCGCCTTCGACCCCGCGCGCGGCATCCTGCTGCAGCATCGCGTGTCATGGAGTCACTTCGGTGGCACGTGGGGGCTGCCGGGCGGCGCTCTGCACGAGGGCGAGACGGCGATCGTCGGTGCGATCCGCGAGGCGCAGGAAGAAGCGGGCGTGCCCGATGGCGCGGTGCGCGCGCGGTTCATCAGCGTGCTCGATCTCGGGATCTGGGCGTACACGACAGTGGTCGCCGATGTGGTCAGACCGTTCGACCCGGTGATCAGCGACCCGGAGAGCGTTGCGCTCGGATGGGTGCCGGTCGACGAGGTCGCGGCACTTCCGCTGCACCCCGGGTTCGGGGCGGCGTGGCCGGCGCTGCGCGCGCAGCTCGAGGTGTTCCCGGCTGTCGTGGTCGATGCGGCGAATGTGGTCGGCTCGGTGCCGGACGGGTGGTGGAAAGATCGTGCCGGAGCAGCCTCTCGACTACGCGGGCGTCTCGAGGGTCTTGCTGTGCCGGGGACGGATCTGGGCGTCGACGGGGACCTGTGGTTCCCCGAGGTGTCGATGGTGGTCGAGGGCCAGGCGCGAGGTCTCAATACAGGCGGCGATTCGGCTTCCGTGTCGGTGATCAAGGCGGATGCTGCCGGCGATGACGCGATCGTGACCGAGGTCGAGCGTCAGGTTGCGGCCGGACGGACGGTCGTGGCGGTGACGAGCGATCGGGCGCTGCGCGAGCGTGTCGAGCGTGCAGGTGCTGCGCGTGTGCAGTCGGCGGGGTGGCTCGTCGATCTGCTGGCCCGGGCCGAACGCGCGAGCGGCTGACTCGAGCGGGTGACCCGAGCGGCGCGAACAGCTGACGCAGACGCACGGGTGACTCGCACGAACGGCTGACGTTCTCGTCAGGCGAACATCACTCGCCGTGGTGGCTGGTCGGTGTAGGTGCGGCCCAGGGGGCTGTGCCAGGTGATGGTGCCGTCTTGTCGTTGTTGTGCCGTCCACCGGTACGGTTCGGGGATGTCGGGGTGTTTCAGGGTGTGGTGGGAGCGGCAGAGGTGGCTGAGGTTGTCGAGCCGGGTTCTGCCGCCTTTCGCGTGATCATGGGTGTGGTCGATGTCGCACCGGTGGACGGGCATGCGGCAGCCGGGGAAGCGGCAGTGCTGGTCGCGGGCGCGGAGGAACCGGCGCATCCCCTCGGTCGGCGTGTAGGTGTCGGTGTGGGTGATCATGCCGGTGCCGTTGAGGAACAGGCGGCTCCAGCCGGTGTTTCGTCCGGCGAGGTCGCGGGCGATGTCGGGGTGGAGGGGGCCGTGGCCGTCGAGCTCCGCGGGGCGCTCATCCGCGCCGGCGAGGGTGGACGCTGCGACGGTGACCTGGATGCGTCCCTGGATGTTGTCGAGGCCGTCGCCGTGGACCGCGCTCGGGTCGGCGGCGAGGAGCAGGTCGGCGAAGATATCGGCCTTCACCTGATCCTTCGTGCGGGTGTCTGCGGGGATGTGGATCACATCGGGGTCGGTCGTGAACGTTCCGTCGCCGAAGATCGCGTCGGCATAGGGGTCGAACGCGTAGGGGTCGAAGGCGGGGTCGGCGAACGCCGGGTCGTCGAGGGCGAAGTCTTCGGGGAACAGGGAGTCGCCGGACTCGTCGGCCGTCCACGGGTCGAGGACGGGCTCGCGGTCGTCGCGGGTGTCGATGACCTGGCGTGCCATCTGATCGAGCCGGTCGGCGATCGCGTTCGCCATCCACTCGGGCAGCACCGCGGTCAGGATCGCGAGACCGTCATCCACCGACCGCACCTTCACGCACCGCTCGTCCGCCGCGCGGCGGTGCCGGTCGGTGACCGTCTCACCCACCAGGGCCGCGGCGACCTGCTTCGCGTGCGCGCTCGTGCGGGCCGCGGTCTCCCGCTCCGCGAAGAGCAGTACCGCGGTCTCGTAGAGACCCATCACCGCAGCATCCGCCTTCTTGTTACGGATCGCTTCGGACACGATCGCACTGGCGCGGGCGATCTCCCGCATATGCGCGGCACTGATCCCGCCTTTCGCGAACGCCGCCCGCACCGACGGCAACTCCGTGCTCAACGAACGCGCATCCGAGAACGCATACTCGATCGACCCCTTCGGCATACGACCCGCCGCAGAGAACTCCGCGACCATCGACCGATAGATCGCATCGCGGTGATACGGACTCTCAGCGACGTCGGAATCATGGATCGCGATCTGTCGCACCAGGAGCTCCGTCGCCTCCGCCTCGAGCACCGCGATCCGCCGCCTCGCCTCCACCCACGAGTCGAGCACACGGCGACGCTCCTCAAGATCGAGGGAGAGATCGGTCGGCTTGTCCATACTCCAAGATTAGAACAAAGCTTCGAATCAAGCAATATTCTAGTCGGGGGGAAACTCGACCCGTCCGCGGAGCTTGTCGATGTCGCGGCGCTCCCGTTTGGTGGGTCGTCCTGCGCCGCGATCGCGAAGCCCGAGAGCTGCCTGAGGCTCGCGAGCCGGCGTCCGATCCTCGAATGCGAGCGCGGCGACCGGGGCTCCGACGCGCTTCACCAGGATCTGCCGCACGCCCAGAATCCGGTCGAAGCCGGAGATCCGGATCCTGATTTCGTCGCCGACCTTGATCGACTGGGCGGCCTTCACCTTGTCGCCGTTGACTCGTACATGCCCCGCACGGCATGCGGTCGTTGCCGCCGAGCGCGTCTTGAACGCGCGAACCGCCCACAGCCAGCTGTCGACACGTGCAGCATCCGGCATCAGGTGGTCCTCTTCCTCAGAGAGATCAGGGCACCCGCGACGATCAGGCCCTGACCGATCGTATAGGCGAGCATGATCGCCGGGTTGCTCCACGGGGGGAGGGAGTCGGGGAGGAACAGTCGAAATGCGAGGAGCGTGTCGCTGGCCAGGAAAAACGCCCCGCCGACGGCGATGACCCGGTGGCACCGCGCCGAGAACGCTGCCGTTCCCCCGAGAACGAGCCCGTAGATGGCGACCGCGATGAGCAGTCCACCGGTGTGCGGGCCGAGTACCGCGAGCATCGCCACCCACCACGCCGCATACATGAGTGCCCACCACGGCATCCGTCGGCGAGGGAGGAATCGCACGAACAAAGCGATATATGCCAGATGTGCGATGCCGAAGAAGAGAAGCATGAGGGGGAGTTCCGGGGCTGCGGGGAAGAAGGCGCCGACGCCGTCTCCGAGCCAGGAGAACAAGAGTGCGGTCACGAGCAACACGGTCGCGAACGGCGGGCGAAACCGACGAGCCGAAATCACCACGGGGATGGCGAGGAGCGGCATCAGCAGCAGCTTGGTCGTGCCGGCGACAGGGCTGTCCACCCCGAGCAGGATGACATGGAGCGCGGACACCGCGATGTAGGGCAGAAAGGCCCACACGATCGTCGGGGGAAGTGCGCGGCGCTGCATCCCTTCATCGTAGGCGCGGGAATCGTTCACGCCGCCCGATCAGGACTCGACGGTGACCTGCTCGATGTCACCGTTCGCGCCGAGGTGCACCGCCGGCCAATAGCCATTGGGGAAGTGCTGTCCGCAGCGGTCGGTGAAGTGCAGGATGACGGTGCCGTCGGAGGCCGCTTCGATCGTCTCGAGCGCAAGGTCGGATGCTGCCTCCTCGAGTTCGTGCGGTTCAGGTTCGCCGTTGCTGAACTTCGTGACGACGGCATCCGATGCGATCCGGCCGAGAGAGGCGAGATCGGCGACCGTGGCGCGCAACCGGGGGAGGAGTGGCGTGACCTCGTCGGCGCTCGTGCCCTCCACCATGAGGTCGAGTTCGGCGCCGTCGACGGTCACCGTGCCGGCGAACCAGTCGTGCGTGAGGATCTCTCCGTCCGTCAGCTCGGTGGTCGCCCGGGTGAGGGTGCCGAGTTCCGGGTCTTCGATGGTCGGCTGCTCGTCGCTCATGTCTTCACGCTAGCGTCCGGTCAGGGTGCGAGGTGTCGCCCGTCGGGCTCAAGGTGTTCGCGAAGGATGCGGATCGCTTTCGGCCCGACGCCGTGGATCGCGAGCAGCTCCTTCGCGGAGCGGCCGTCGAACTGCTCGAGGCGTGTGAGGCCGTGCAGGGCCAGTTCGCGGCGAGCCACCTTGCCCATCTCGGCGGGGAGGTCGCTCTCGTCGGTCACGGGTTCAGCTCCATTGTGACGAGGATGCGGCCCGGCTTGAGTTCGGCAGCTTTCGCGAACCCCGCGGAGAGGAACATGCTGACCATGCCGTGATACAGGTCGTTGGCGTGCTGCTTCTTGCCGGCCGTATCGACGGCATAACCCTCGATCAGTCGCGCTCCGGACTTCCGGGCATAGTCGACCGCAGCGCGCAGCAGCTCGCCGTTGAGTCCCTTCCCGCGGTGCTCGCGACGCACGACGAAGCACGTCACCGCCCAGACCGATTCGTCGTCGAAAGGCTCCTCCGTCGCGGCCGTGATCATGCGCGTGTGCGCGAGCCGTGCCTGCCTGGTGCGGGGACCGATCCGGATCCAGCCCGCTGCCTCACCGTCGACGTAGGCGATGATCCCGGGCGGAGGTCCCTCGTCGATCTCGGACCGCAGCATCTCGGTGCGCTGCGGAGTGGTCGTCTCGTTCCAGTCCTTGTTGCGCAGGAGGGGCCAGATGCACTGACAGCTGGCTCCGTCGCCGCCGCCCGTGAGTGCGTGCTGAACATCGTCCCAACGGGCGGTCGTCGCCACCTCGGTCGTGATCGTCGGCATGCACGCGACGCTACGCCGAGCGTCCGACACCCGCAACGGACCGGTTCGCGGAGGGCCGCCGGGTCAGGCTAAGATAGTGGAGTTGCCCGCGCGTAAGTGCGGAACAACGGGCTGTGGCGCAGCTTGGTAGCGCACTTGACTGGGGGTCAAGGGGTCGCAGGTTCAAATCCTGTCAGCCCGACCGAGAAGGGCCCGGAAACTCGCAAGAGTCTCCGGGCCTTCTGCATGTCCGAGTGAGAGCGACCCGCCATGCGCCAGGGCTTTGCGCCCATGGATCAGACCTCACCCGCGGCCCCGGTGCATAGTGGTGTCATGGACGAAGACCGCAAACTCAGACGACAGCAGGTGCTCATGCTCGTGGTCGGAGGGGTGTCGCTCGCGGTCGTTCTGATCGTCGGTATCGATCTCGTCGTCAACGGCGGAAGCGGCGGCCGTTGGTGGACGGTGATCGGATCAAGCCTCACGGCCACCGCGATGGTTCTCGGATGGTTCAACCTCCGCTCCGTGCGCCAAAAGCTCCGGGACGCGAACGACGCGCGACCAACCGAAACGCTCTAGCCGACGCCCACCTCACCCCGCGTCAATCGCCTCCCGCAGCCTCCCCGCCGCCAACCCCAGCGCCCACTCGGCCACATCCGCGACCACGCGCGTGTGAGCTGGATGCTCGATCGCGACCGACGAGTTCACGTACGACCCGCCGCCGTCGAGCGCGATGAGGATGCGGATGCAGGCGGCCTCGGCATCCGCTCCGGGGAAGTCGCCGGAGGCTATGCCGTCCTCGAGGATCGCAGTGAGCTGCTCGCGGTCCAGGGCGTCCTGCACCTGCAGTTCGGCGTCGAGCGTCGGGCTGAAGCGCGACAGGTGCCGGGCGTTCAGCCAGAGTCGCGCCAGCGGCAGCGAGCGGCCGCGCTCGACGTGTCCGACGAACCGGGCCAGGCGCTGCAGGGGAGTGCCGCCCTTCGCGAAGAACTGCTCCCGTTCGAGCACGGCGGCGCGCGCGAACGCCGCGACCACGAGGTCCTCCGCCACGGGGAAATAGTGGGTGATCAGCCCGGGACGAACGCCGAGCCGAGCAGCGACAGCCCGCAGCGTGATGCGCTCGAGGCCCTCTTCGATGGCGATCGCGGCGGCGCCGGCGAGGATCTCCTCCCGCCGCTCCTCGGGCAGTTTCCGAGTACGCGGCGGAGCTGTCTGAGAAGAAGTGCTTGACGTCACCCCACCGATGCTATTGAATAAGTGACCAATAGTCTATTGGGCATGTGACCAATAACACGGCGACTGATAGCAATGACGCTCCTCCCGAAAGGAACTCCATGACCCAGCATCCGACCGTCGACGCGGAATCGCTCGACGCCGCGACGCGTCCCGAGACCCGCGGCATCGAGCTGATCGACGATGCGGAACGCCACGGCCGAGCTCGCGACCTCTTCCTGATCTGGGCGGCCCCCAGCGTCAGCATCCTCAATCTCACGATCGGGGCCTCGCTGATCCTCCTCGGTCTCGAGATCTGGCAGGCGATCGCGACGATCATCGCCGCCTCGCTGCTGTGGGTGCTCCCGGGCATCATCGCGGGGAGCGGACCGGCCTCGGGCACCTCCGGCTCGGTCGTGACGCGGGCGATGTACGGCGTGCTCGGCAACCGGCTGTTCGTCGCCGTCGTCGGCTGGTTCATCGGCGCCGTGTTCCTCTCGCTGACCTGGCTCGCGTCGTCGTTCCTCGGCGCTGATCTGCTGCGGCGGGCGGGCATCAACGACCCGATCTGGGTGCCGATCGGCGTCACGATCGTCGTGGCGGCCGTCACGATCATCGTCGCCATCTTCGGCCACGGACTCATTTTGCGCGCATACCCGTACATGGCCGCCGCGCTCTTCGTGATCTTCCTGGCGGTGGCCGGATTCATCCTGCCGACCGTCGACTGGCAGTACGCGGCACCGGAGCCGCTGACCGGCCCCGCCCTGTGGTCCGCGATCTCGATCGGCTTCACGATCCTCGCCTCGACACCCCTGTCGTTCATGAACAGCCCCGACATCGCCCGCTACCTCCCGCGCGACACCAAGCCCTCGCACATCACCGCCGCGACGGCCCTCGGCGGCGCCCTGCCGTTCATCGTGTTCACCATCGTCGGCGTGCTGCTCGCGACCGGTCTGAGCGCCGCGGCGTTCGACTCCGGCATCGACGTGGCCCTGCTCGACCTGCTGCCCGCCTGGCTCGGCCCCGTGCTCGTGGTCGGCGTCGTCATCAACACGATCGCCCTGAACGCGATGACCACCTACACGTCGAGCATGGCTTTACAGGCCATCGGATTCCGCCTGCGCCGCATCCCCGCCGCGATCATCGTCGGCATCGTGGGCACCGCGCTGACGATCTACCTGGTGCTCTCGTCGAGCCTGCTCGAAGCCGCGAATCTCATGCTGCAGTTCCTCGTCATCGTGTCGGGGCCGGCGATGGCGATCTTCGTCGTCGACGTCATCCTGCGCCGCTACGACTATGACGGCGTCGACCTCTTCCACGATCGCCCCGGCGGACGGTACTGGTACTCCGCAGGCTGGAGCATCCCCGGCATCACCGCGCTGCTGGCCGGCGGAATCGCCACCGCACTCTGCCTGTCGACGAGCGTCTGGTCGGGCCCGATCGCCGAGCTGACCGGCTTCATCGACCTCTCCGTGCCGGTCGGTATGCTCGTCGCCGCGGCGCTCTACCTCGGCCTCTTGCGCACACCCCTCGGAAAGGACGGTCGACCGTGACCACCCGCTACCTCAACGGACGTATCTTCACCGCCGACACCGATCCGGAACGCACCTGGGCCGAGGCCTTCACCGTCGACGGCGAGACGATCACCTTCGTCGGCTCCACCGCCGATGCCCCCGACGCGGACGAGACCGTCGACCTGGAGGGCCGCCTCGTGCTGCCGGGCTTCACCGACGCCCACACGCACCTGCTGATGGCCGGCTCCGCGCTCGGACAGGTCCCGCTCACGGCCGCCCGCACGCTCGACGAGATCCAGACGCTGCTGCGCGACGCCAGAGCGGCGAATCCGGATGCGGTGGCGTTGCGCGGCCGCGGATGGCTCTTCGACTCCGTGCCGGGGGGAGCGCCGACGGCCGCGATGATCGATGAAGCCGTCGCCGACATTCCGGTGTATCTCGACGCGAACGACTATCACTCCTGCTGGGTCAACACCGCCGCCCTGGTCGAACTCGGCATCACCCGGGACACGGCCGATCCGATCGGCGGGCGGATCGCGCGGGATGCCGAGGGCGAGCCGACCGGGCTGCTCTTCGAGACCGCGGCGACCCAGTACGCCTGGGCCCACAACGATGCGACGACCACCGACGCCGACCGCGACGCCGATGTCGAGCGCGTGATCGCCGCC includes the following:
- a CDS encoding pseudouridine synthase: MTDFPAQEGASSPDLPDGVRLQKVLAAAGVASRRVVENYITEGRIRVNGEVVTEQGRRIDPEHDLVDVDGTAIQLDVSKRYVMLNKPTGVVSSMKDENGRPDLRRFTADYEERLYNVGRLDAETSGLLILTNDGDLAHVLAHPSFGVTKVYIAKVEGTVTAQTIAKLTKGIELEDGPIAADKARLLDTSRGSSLVELTLHSGRNRIVRRMLAAVDHPVTELVRRQFGPLHLGTLPAGKTRELSKIELGALLTLSRSDSGVAEAPGEQQENE
- a CDS encoding prephenate dehydrogenase: MTDTTSAPTVRKAGAVAPRLSGTVRIVGAGLLGASVGHALRTKGIDVVLTDASPAQLRLAVDYGAGRLADDADAPTLIVVAVPPDVTADVIEAELARYPDAVVTDVASVKLEPFRTLQARGVDLTRYIGSHPLAGRERGGAISARADLFIGRPWVVCRDEDTKASDLALVEALALDVGAMPLEMTPEEHDRSVALTSHVPQVVASLLAARLAGAEEGALRLAGQGVRDTTRIAASAPELWVQILGANAGPVVEILDALAADLGEISDALREPGAPGARRVVAETIRQGNDGVERLPGKHGQNRRFESLVVMIDDTAGQLGRLFGELGELGVNVEDLRLEHSPGAQFGLAEISVEPAALHGAIAGLQERGWRIAGNTND
- the cmk gene encoding (d)CMP kinase gives rise to the protein MTDTSLSSTDATKFIAIDGPAGSGKSSVSKAVARRLGLGYLDTGSAYRALAWHVLDRGADTADADAVLAAASEFPVVLGLDPDDRTVRVGDLEVTDAIRDPRVSGAVSGVARVPAVRAQVNELFRALVSDAPYSAVVVEGRDITTVVAPDAPVRILLTAAPEVRAARRAGELAGENADAVAAALHKRDASDSAVVDFLNAADGVEVVDSTDLDFSQTIDAVLSVIEQHRGAHSG
- the der gene encoding ribosome biogenesis GTPase Der, encoding MDQIDEELAEQRAETLRAGLADYDLDDEDAALLAGITQGEDGILFTPALPVVAIVGRPNVGKSALVNRILGRREAVVEDTPGVTRDRVTYKAEWADRRFSLVDTGGWEPDARGIDRSVAMQAEVAIDLADMVLFVVDAMVGATSTDEHVVKLLRKSGKPVFLVANKIDDTRQEPEAAALWNLGLGEPYPVSAIHGRGVADLLDAVLKKLPEVSAVAKQEFGGPRRVAILGRPNVGKSSLLNKAAGEERVVVNELAGTTRDPVDEVVELGGKMWRLVDTAGIRRRVHMAQGADFYASLRTSAALEKAEVAVVVLDVSETISEQDVRIIDLVLESGRSLVLAFNKWDRLNDDDLENQDRRRYLEREIEQDLAHVAWAPRVNISAKTGRHLDKLVPALETALENWDRRIPTGKFNAFLAELVAEHPHPLRGGKQPRILFGTQASTRPPTFVLFTTGFLDPGYRRFIQRRLRELYSFEGTPIVVNMRVREKRQR
- a CDS encoding NUDIX domain-containing protein, which encodes MTVVPPAAGEPRRPEGPRNPGDAWVVAESGEKYWGRFGAAGLLAFDPARGILLQHRVSWSHFGGTWGLPGGALHEGETAIVGAIREAQEEAGVPDGAVRARFISVLDLGIWAYTTVVADVVRPFDPVISDPESVALGWVPVDEVAALPLHPGFGAAWPALRAQLEVFPAVVVDAANVVGSVPDGWWKDRAGAASRLRGRLEGLAVPGTDLGVDGDLWFPEVSMVVEGQARGLNTGGDSASVSVIKADAAGDDAIVTEVERQVAAGRTVVAVTSDRALRERVERAGAARVQSAGWLVDLLARAERASG
- a CDS encoding HNH endonuclease signature motif containing protein, with the translated sequence MDKPTDLSLDLEERRRVLDSWVEARRRIAVLEAEATELLVRQIAIHDSDVAESPYHRDAIYRSMVAEFSAAGRMPKGSIEYAFSDARSLSTELPSVRAAFAKGGISAAHMREIARASAIVSEAIRNKKADAAVMGLYETAVLLFAERETAARTSAHAKQVAAALVGETVTDRHRRAADERCVKVRSVDDGLAILTAVLPEWMANAIADRLDQMARQVIDTRDDREPVLDPWTADESGDSLFPEDFALDDPAFADPAFDPYAFDPYADAIFGDGTFTTDPDVIHIPADTRTKDQVKADIFADLLLAADPSAVHGDGLDNIQGRIQVTVAASTLAGADERPAELDGHGPLHPDIARDLAGRNTGWSRLFLNGTGMITHTDTYTPTEGMRRFLRARDQHCRFPGCRMPVHRCDIDHTHDHAKGGRTRLDNLSHLCRSHHTLKHPDIPEPYRWTAQQRQDGTITWHSPLGRTYTDQPPRRVMFA
- a CDS encoding RNA-binding S4 domain-containing protein, with protein sequence MPDAARVDSWLWAVRAFKTRSAATTACRAGHVRVNGDKVKAAQSIKVGDEIRIRISGFDRILGVRQILVKRVGAPVAALAFEDRTPAREPQAALGLRDRGAGRPTKRERRDIDKLRGRVEFPPD
- a CDS encoding lysoplasmalogenase, whose product is MQRRALPPTIVWAFLPYIAVSALHVILLGVDSPVAGTTKLLLMPLLAIPVVISARRFRPPFATVLLVTALLFSWLGDGVGAFFPAAPELPLMLLFFGIAHLAYIALFVRFLPRRRMPWWALMYAAWWVAMLAVLGPHTGGLLIAVAIYGLVLGGTAAFSARCHRVIAVGGAFFLASDTLLAFRLFLPDSLPPWSNPAIMLAYTIGQGLIVAGALISLRKRTT
- a CDS encoding GNAT family N-acetyltransferase, with translation MPTITTEVATTARWDDVQHALTGGGDGASCQCIWPLLRNKDWNETTTPQRTEMLRSEIDEGPPPGIIAYVDGEAAGWIRIGPRTRQARLAHTRMITAATEEPFDDESVWAVTCFVVRREHRGKGLNGELLRAAVDYARKSGARLIEGYAVDTAGKKQHANDLYHGMVSMFLSAGFAKAAELKPGRILVTMELNP